One region of Niallia sp. Man26 genomic DNA includes:
- a CDS encoding phosphate/phosphite/phosphonate ABC transporter substrate-binding protein, whose protein sequence is MMKKLLSFLVFMLIISGILAGCGTSSSSGSAKKDKFVIAYLPQESDEQMQKTYSNFEKELSEKIGVKVEAYQANSYNAAIEAMKNNKADMAMFGPFSYIVAEERADAELIANLNNPELEGQAPSVIVVPKDSDIQTIADLEGKTIGFADPVSTTGHLLPKSTIVKELGIGVEELEKSFFKSVQFAGGHDKALIGVVRGQYDAAGVSAMMPAMLEEKGIIEKGSYRVIAESEAIPVGAPFAVRSGLDQEMKDNIKEFLLSYDDPQYFKNILGTENAKFMEASDSDYDQLRDIAEMLNLSPEQLLES, encoded by the coding sequence ATGATGAAAAAACTTCTTTCATTTTTAGTGTTCATGCTTATCATATCGGGGATTTTAGCTGGCTGTGGGACAAGCAGTTCGTCAGGTTCTGCAAAAAAGGATAAGTTTGTTATTGCTTATCTGCCACAGGAGTCTGATGAACAAATGCAAAAAACATACAGTAATTTTGAAAAGGAACTCTCTGAAAAAATTGGCGTTAAAGTGGAGGCTTATCAGGCCAACAGCTATAATGCTGCAATCGAAGCGATGAAGAATAATAAAGCAGATATGGCTATGTTTGGTCCGTTCTCCTACATAGTTGCGGAGGAAAGAGCAGATGCAGAGCTTATTGCTAATCTAAATAATCCAGAATTAGAAGGACAGGCGCCATCTGTTATTGTTGTTCCTAAAGATTCAGACATTCAAACAATTGCCGATTTGGAAGGCAAAACAATTGGATTTGCTGATCCAGTATCCACAACAGGGCATTTGCTTCCTAAATCAACGATTGTTAAAGAGCTGGGCATTGGTGTAGAGGAACTGGAAAAAAGTTTCTTTAAAAGCGTGCAATTCGCTGGAGGACATGATAAGGCCCTTATAGGTGTTGTGCGCGGCCAATATGATGCTGCCGGGGTTTCTGCGATGATGCCGGCAATGCTTGAGGAAAAAGGAATAATTGAAAAAGGTTCCTACCGTGTTATTGCAGAGTCTGAAGCAATTCCTGTTGGAGCACCATTTGCAGTAAGAAGCGGCTTAGATCAAGAAATGAAAGACAATATTAAAGAGTTTTTATTGAGCTACGATGATCCGCAGTATTTTAAAAATATTTTGGGTACGGAAAATGCAAAGTTTATGGAAGCATCTGATAGTGATTATGACCAATTGCGTGATATAGCTGAAATGCTTAACTTAAGTCCTGAGCAACTATTGGAAAGCTAA
- a CDS encoding GntR family transcriptional regulator yields MSSLVDIAYNKIRENIMTGIYMPGSLLSENELAELLNMSRTPIRSAISRLETEGFVSSLKNRGIFVKEISFKEMLDVMEVFLFLEEFSVDSVKEKGLTFNIEELKTHLDQQLEAEERDDYPSYVHSSMMFTRSMITSANNHRMLQIMDSVKDKLIHFGIINWKLTPHQKHYSANLLNKAIYEAVCAENYAEVKRLCKEAYGRNRERFIRSGIQ; encoded by the coding sequence ATGTCCTCCTTAGTTGACATCGCCTACAACAAAATCAGGGAAAACATTATGACTGGTATTTATATGCCTGGATCCCTTTTATCAGAAAATGAACTAGCTGAACTGCTGAACATGAGCCGGACACCTATTAGAAGTGCCATCTCCCGTTTAGAAACAGAAGGGTTCGTCTCCTCACTAAAAAACAGGGGCATTTTCGTAAAAGAAATATCTTTCAAAGAAATGTTAGATGTAATGGAAGTATTCCTATTTTTAGAAGAGTTTTCCGTGGATTCCGTTAAGGAAAAAGGCCTCACCTTTAATATAGAAGAATTAAAAACCCATTTAGATCAGCAACTTGAAGCGGAAGAAAGAGATGATTATCCTTCCTATGTGCACTCATCCATGATGTTCACACGAAGTATGATCACTTCAGCTAATAACCACAGAATGCTGCAAATCATGGATTCTGTTAAGGATAAGCTTATTCATTTCGGCATTATCAATTGGAAGCTGACACCTCATCAAAAACATTACTCTGCCAATCTACTAAACAAGGCTATTTATGAAGCGGTTTGTGCCGAGAATTATGCGGAGGTCAAGCGGTTATGTAAAGAGGCTTATGGGAGAAATCGGGAACGATTTATTCGATCTGGAATTCAGTAA
- a CDS encoding glycosyltransferase family 4 protein — translation MNNLKGIYNFSPYIYYSNEQLMKDCCLIPYMFHKYLGYNAVIVTAKKEEYTYLERLEGLKMEILGTPIDITEWVEFCCDYISENYKKIDVMFCFGAYPSHSKMVSHYKSLRPDGKVILKLDANIYWEDRIPFRDSNYKSFLGNCDVITVESKKLKQHLSRKWPYKIDYIPNGTPGIKRRTIDYLEKENTILTVGRIGTNQKANEILLESFRRIASSLPQWKVKLIGNIEDSFKPFIENFFKRYPFLKERIIFTGKILDKDVLEDEYRKAKIFALTSIFEGGTPNVWVEAARNGCYIICSDIDAVNEATNWGQCGKSFEINNIMQLSNVLLEVCNDESYFERGCFDIQEYQDRFFNYEKMVYKLDNLLNMPVGEIIYGKK, via the coding sequence ATGAATAATTTAAAAGGAATTTATAACTTTTCACCCTATATATATTATAGTAATGAACAGCTGATGAAAGACTGTTGTCTTATACCTTATATGTTTCACAAATATCTGGGTTACAATGCTGTGATAGTTACAGCAAAAAAGGAAGAGTATACCTACCTAGAACGGTTAGAGGGCTTGAAAATGGAAATACTGGGTACCCCAATTGATATAACCGAATGGGTGGAATTTTGCTGTGATTACATTTCTGAGAATTATAAAAAGATAGATGTTATGTTTTGCTTTGGAGCATATCCTTCACATAGTAAGATGGTTTCTCATTATAAAAGTCTTCGACCTGATGGTAAGGTTATCTTGAAATTAGATGCTAATATTTACTGGGAAGACAGAATTCCATTTCGGGATAGTAATTATAAATCATTCCTTGGTAATTGTGATGTAATAACTGTTGAATCTAAAAAGTTAAAGCAGCATTTATCTAGAAAGTGGCCATATAAAATTGATTATATACCTAATGGTACTCCTGGTATTAAAAGGAGAACAATCGATTACTTGGAAAAAGAAAATACTATTTTGACGGTTGGAAGAATAGGAACAAATCAAAAGGCAAATGAGATTTTATTGGAATCTTTTAGACGAATAGCTAGTTCTCTTCCACAATGGAAAGTAAAGTTAATAGGAAACATTGAGGATTCTTTTAAACCATTTATTGAGAATTTTTTCAAAAGATATCCATTCTTAAAAGAGAGAATTATCTTTACAGGAAAGATACTAGATAAAGATGTTCTTGAGGATGAATATAGAAAAGCTAAGATATTTGCTTTGACATCAATTTTTGAAGGAGGTACACCTAACGTTTGGGTAGAGGCTGCGAGGAATGGCTGTTATATTATTTGTAGTGACATTGATGCTGTGAATGAGGCAACTAATTGGGGGCAGTGTGGTAAAAGCTTTGAAATTAATAATATAATGCAATTATCAAATGTTCTTTTAGAAGTTTGCAATGATGAAAGTTACTTTGAAAGAGGTTGTTTTGATATTCAGGAGTATCAAGATAGATTTTTTAATTATGAAAAAATGGTATATAAGCTTGATAACCTTTTAAATATGCCAGTAGGGGAAATAATATATGGAAAAAAGTAA
- a CDS encoding VCBS repeat-containing protein, whose protein sequence is MYHYYRTGVNQPEVVSFARGDVNGDGMPDNVYLTGTKTADSPFIQNITLHVQDGRTGHVISVSLRENAGYNPVLFLGDFTGDGIDDIFISIATGGSGGIMYHYIYSLEGNTAKLLFDFNVYNEQYQYEVTYLDHYKVKIFSKFNNQNYIIDISTRDADYLNEIYDPNGKLKSPITGFVNPLSGLYPVDFDLNNVYELLAYQKVAGRYNADSLGYVLNTLGWSNNRFALQNQYVAILGY, encoded by the coding sequence ATGTATCATTATTATAGGACTGGGGTTAATCAGCCGGAAGTTGTTTCCTTTGCACGTGGTGATGTTAATGGGGATGGAATGCCTGATAATGTCTATTTAACTGGAACGAAGACAGCAGACAGTCCATTTATTCAAAATATTACGCTTCATGTTCAAGATGGAAGAACTGGCCATGTAATAAGTGTTTCCCTACGTGAAAATGCAGGCTACAATCCTGTGTTATTTTTAGGAGATTTCACTGGAGATGGCATCGACGATATTTTTATAAGTATTGCCACCGGCGGCAGCGGTGGAATTATGTATCATTATATATATTCTTTGGAAGGGAATACTGCAAAACTGTTATTTGATTTCAATGTCTATAATGAACAATACCAGTACGAGGTTACGTATTTAGATCATTATAAAGTGAAGATTTTCAGCAAGTTTAATAATCAAAATTATATAATCGATATCTCAACAAGAGATGCAGATTATTTAAATGAAATTTATGATCCTAATGGTAAATTGAAGAGTCCTATCACTGGTTTTGTAAATCCTTTAAGCGGTTTGTATCCTGTAGATTTTGATTTAAATAATGTTTATGAACTATTAGCCTATCAAAAGGTCGCAGGCAGATATAATGCCGATTCTTTAGGTTATGTGCTGAATACTTTAGGCTGGTCAAATAATAGATTTGCGCTGCAAAATCAGTATGTTGCTATTCTGGGCTACTAG
- a CDS encoding PQQ-dependent sugar dehydrogenase, translating to MKKVKVGLRPIVSKINLPTVMKTAVLPGDSVESLFIATQVGEIFYVGNGRINTFLDIRPLIIQLGTSGGYDERGLLGLAFHPNFRYNGLFYLHYSAAGTQGPGVQLEDFKPDPCKPETLKLRWTNRESQYDHIDKVEEWGLQSSRQPKKRRTLLNLRRPFSNHNGVNSLNFSPETGKLILTTGDGGSGYEPYNLSQDDMEIAGKIIEMDINKYTSTNNQPVVTRFHELPSDIQEMLTVMAKGVRNITGISFQSYYHQFIKYAGNVGQDLVESIFAFVHYKPIAVTQLVKAYDRNIKSSQKGLINFGWRGWEGDFPTSIIRDCTINPETKEQIWSFYKEAVTLSGSRLPPLTSYFHQDPRPDKFSGTALTGVQPYLGNEIPSLTGRVIFTDVMRKNSARKRGALAYTSARPDGKQNDFHVIDINYDFGPQSAYYVSLGSNLNQTTLYLGVYGSMKVADYNQGTVFEIIP from the coding sequence TTGAAAAAAGTTAAAGTTGGTTTACGCCCGATTGTAAGTAAGATAAATTTGCCCACTGTAATGAAAACAGCTGTACTTCCAGGTGATTCTGTTGAAAGTTTATTTATTGCAACCCAGGTAGGAGAAATCTTTTATGTGGGTAACGGGAGGATTAACACTTTTTTAGATATTCGCCCGCTCATCATACAATTAGGCACTAGTGGCGGATATGATGAAAGAGGATTGCTTGGGCTAGCTTTTCATCCTAATTTTAGGTATAACGGTTTGTTTTACCTTCATTATTCTGCAGCTGGAACACAGGGGCCAGGTGTTCAACTAGAAGATTTTAAACCTGACCCATGCAAGCCTGAAACTTTAAAGTTAAGGTGGACGAATCGAGAATCTCAGTATGACCATATAGATAAGGTAGAAGAATGGGGTTTACAATCTAGTCGCCAACCTAAAAAAAGACGGACATTGCTTAACTTAAGAAGGCCTTTTTCAAATCATAATGGTGTCAACAGCTTAAACTTTTCACCTGAAACAGGCAAACTTATTTTAACAACTGGGGATGGTGGATCAGGTTATGAACCATATAATTTAAGTCAAGATGATATGGAAATCGCCGGTAAAATTATTGAAATGGATATAAATAAGTATACATCTACCAATAATCAACCTGTCGTTACTCGTTTTCATGAACTGCCTTCAGACATTCAGGAGATGCTCACTGTTATGGCAAAAGGAGTTCGAAATATAACAGGTATTTCATTTCAAAGTTATTATCATCAGTTTATTAAATATGCAGGAAATGTCGGACAAGATTTGGTAGAGTCTATTTTTGCATTTGTCCATTATAAGCCAATAGCGGTTACTCAGCTTGTTAAAGCTTATGATAGAAATATCAAATCAAGCCAAAAAGGACTGATAAATTTCGGCTGGCGGGGTTGGGAAGGAGATTTTCCTACATCCATTATAAGAGATTGTACGATTAACCCAGAAACTAAGGAGCAAATATGGAGCTTTTATAAGGAAGCTGTGACACTCTCAGGGAGTCGACTTCCGCCTTTAACCAGTTACTTTCATCAAGACCCTAGACCGGATAAATTTAGTGGAACAGCACTAACTGGAGTTCAGCCATACTTAGGAAATGAAATTCCTAGTTTAACGGGAAGAGTTATCTTTACTGATGTTATGCGGAAGAACTCTGCACGTAAAAGAGGTGCTTTAGCATATACAAGTGCAAGACCAGATGGGAAACAAAATGACTTTCACGTGATTGATATTAATTATGACTTTGGGCCGCAGTCAGCATACTATGTTAGCTTAGGATCAAATCTAAATCAAACTACCTTATATTTAGGGGTATATGGGTCTATGAAGGTAGCTGATTATAACCAAGGCACTGTTTTTGAAATAATTCCATAA
- a CDS encoding response regulator transcription factor translates to MLSPRVLIIEDDISIAELQRDYLEIHQMEAEIAVDGLEGVNRALNEPFDLIVIDLMLPSLDGFEICRRIREKKNIPLMIVSAKKEDIDKIRGLGLGADDYMTKPFSPSELVARVQAHIKRFKQLTGAGYSQDILEMKDILVDKGARKVFILGQEFIFPTKEFDLLVFFMEHPNRVWTKEQLFRQVWYMDDLDGDVFTVVVHVGRIREKLKKGKLSELPIETIWGSGYRFNS, encoded by the coding sequence ATGCTGTCACCAAGAGTATTAATTATTGAAGATGATATTAGTATTGCTGAGCTGCAAAGAGATTATTTAGAGATACATCAAATGGAGGCTGAGATTGCAGTAGATGGTTTAGAAGGTGTAAATCGGGCATTAAATGAACCCTTTGACTTAATTGTTATTGACTTGATGCTGCCTTCTTTGGATGGTTTTGAAATCTGCCGGCGGATTCGTGAAAAGAAAAATATTCCTCTTATGATTGTTTCGGCGAAAAAGGAAGATATTGATAAAATAAGGGGACTCGGCTTAGGTGCAGATGATTATATGACCAAACCATTCAGCCCGAGTGAGCTCGTTGCACGTGTACAGGCCCATATAAAACGGTTTAAGCAGCTGACAGGTGCTGGATATTCACAGGATATTCTAGAAATGAAGGATATTCTAGTCGATAAAGGTGCACGTAAAGTATTTATTTTAGGACAGGAGTTTATTTTTCCTACGAAGGAATTTGATTTACTTGTGTTCTTTATGGAGCATCCAAACCGCGTATGGACAAAGGAGCAGCTTTTCAGGCAAGTTTGGTATATGGATGATTTAGATGGTGATGTATTTACAGTTGTAGTTCATGTTGGGCGTATTCGAGAAAAATTAAAAAAAGGGAAATTATCAGAGTTGCCGATAGAGACTATTTGGGGAAGTGGTTATCGCTTTAATAGCTAG
- a CDS encoding HAMP domain-containing sensor histidine kinase produces the protein MTIKNRFLISYIGGIVIASISILAILCILFYVTTGTVPTPKTWYQTFTKQRSLSPEEELAYVELRNIAKTDPDQLLVEDVQRYFQDIEKKSLGVVIRHDKDILYYSKGLVEKSLVVHFPVFDANNIETKGTIDNAGRLYRFIKFDFYYSDQTKGSILVLKKENNLLEFFTKWGIAIIIIILLASFGAVLFLNQLLRRTIIKPLENLGQFMSELREENLIIETPALPESTAKEVQQLKENFESMRATLLASKKEKQGLENNRKELIASISHDLKTPITSIIGYIEGLREGFADTPEKQEKYLRTIHSKSLALNQLIEELFLYSKLDAEAVPFQFERIQLSDFLVHMAEEFQLYNQDVKFQINAADEVYVSIDRMQMNRAFNNLFENSLKFKKLAEPLSITIEALAAADNVEVYVTDNGQGIADFQLPYVFNHFYRGEAARTTTTGGSGLGLAIVKQIVDKHHGKVQIQSKLQLGTTVTIILARA, from the coding sequence ATGACCATTAAAAATCGGTTTTTAATTTCATATATTGGCGGTATTGTGATTGCGAGTATCTCTATTCTCGCAATCCTATGTATTTTGTTTTATGTAACGACAGGTACTGTTCCGACACCGAAAACATGGTATCAAACCTTTACGAAGCAGCGCTCCTTGAGTCCGGAAGAGGAGCTTGCTTACGTTGAGCTGCGCAATATTGCAAAAACAGATCCAGACCAGCTTTTAGTAGAAGATGTGCAAAGATATTTCCAAGATATTGAGAAAAAGTCACTCGGTGTTGTCATACGCCATGATAAGGATATTTTGTATTATTCCAAAGGCTTAGTTGAAAAATCGCTAGTTGTTCATTTTCCAGTTTTTGATGCAAATAATATTGAAACAAAAGGAACAATAGATAACGCAGGAAGATTATATCGTTTTATTAAGTTTGATTTTTATTATAGTGATCAGACAAAGGGAAGTATTCTCGTGTTAAAAAAGGAAAATAATCTATTAGAGTTTTTTACTAAATGGGGAATTGCTATTATTATCATTATCCTACTTGCATCATTTGGAGCTGTGCTGTTTTTGAATCAGCTATTACGCAGGACTATTATTAAGCCTTTAGAAAATTTAGGACAGTTCATGTCTGAGCTGCGCGAGGAAAACTTAATAATTGAAACACCAGCCTTACCGGAGAGTACTGCAAAGGAAGTGCAGCAGCTGAAAGAAAATTTTGAGAGTATGCGCGCAACACTTTTAGCCTCTAAAAAGGAAAAGCAAGGTCTTGAAAATAATCGAAAAGAATTAATTGCGAGTATATCTCATGATTTAAAAACTCCGATTACATCTATTATCGGTTATATAGAAGGCTTGCGAGAGGGGTTTGCTGATACTCCTGAAAAGCAGGAAAAGTATTTGAGAACAATTCATTCTAAATCACTTGCTTTGAATCAGTTAATAGAAGAGCTCTTTCTGTACTCCAAGCTTGATGCAGAAGCAGTTCCTTTCCAATTTGAACGTATTCAGCTTTCCGATTTTCTTGTGCATATGGCAGAAGAGTTTCAATTATACAACCAAGATGTTAAGTTCCAGATAAATGCGGCTGATGAGGTATATGTTTCTATTGACCGTATGCAAATGAATCGGGCATTTAATAATCTATTTGAAAACAGCTTAAAGTTTAAGAAGCTAGCAGAGCCATTATCTATAACAATAGAAGCATTGGCAGCTGCTGATAATGTTGAGGTATATGTCACAGATAATGGACAGGGAATTGCAGATTTTCAGCTTCCTTATGTATTTAACCATTTTTACCGTGGAGAAGCAGCGCGTACAACGACGACAGGAGGCAGCGGCTTAGGGCTTGCTATCGTTAAGCAAATCGTCGATAAACACCATGGAAAAGTGCAGATTCAAAGTAAGTTGCAATTAGGCACGACTGTAACAATAATATTGGCAAGGGCTTAA